AATTGTAAGTTTAGTTTTGTGTTCTTTACAAATAAGTACATATTAAGGTACTTGAAGAATTAGTAAATTTGATATGTGGAACATTTCACTTGACTAGAAATTAAGTGATGAATAGAAAGAGAGAAGAAAGAAGAACATATACCCCCATTGCCTTTCTTGTAAAAGATCGATATGCACGATATGCTGAAGAAATAATAAGTATATCTCAAAATTTATGCTTGTACAGGGCTGTATTTTTTATTGGCATGACAGATTGCCCGTAAAATTCTTATAACAGTTTTTTCTAGCATTTAATAACCATTCATATTTGACATATATCATCTTATTGTTCttatttgtaggaaaatgaattgtgtGACGATGATGAGATTAGTAGAGCTATTATGTGGAATAAATGAGAGTCAATAAAGAAAGGGAATTTGATGGCCACGAGTTGAAAATAACAGTAAACAGGATTGTGAAAAACTATAGATAAAAATCATTCATTATATTTCAATAAAACCTTTCAAacaacattttttttcatttggaTGATATGATGAGTCATATAACAGAAGCGCGGGATACATTGGACAAGAAAGATATAAAAGAAAATATTCTTACCAAAGCACTTAATTCAAGAGAAACATGGTGGACGAGTCAGGGCTGTTGGAGGTCATATCATACCAATATTATATTTTCACGTTGGTAGAAGTTGGAGGACTGGCGATGTTGACAAAGAGCTGATGATTGAGTAAAGGAGAGAGTTCGTAAAGGCTAGAATGTCAATTCAAGAACAAGATACACACATTCAAAAATTTGAAGCAATTGTCTACAAAAGGGGTGCATGGGACAATGAGATTGATGACAAAGACAATTGCTCGGTAAAGTTACATCAACGGAATGAAAATGAAGTGAAGATCGACAAGAATTTCTCCAGTTATGAAGAGTTGAATGATGTTGAAATGCAAGTTATGGACAAAGCAGTTGTGATATGATTTCTTATGAATTCAAATAGCAAACACGATAATTGATATGATCGTGCCCTCAATTCAATAATCAAAGAATCAAAATAATGTCccgatctttgaaacaagtaaaacaCATTAAAACACAATAAACAGATAAATTGGATAATCACCCCTAATTGATAAACAAGTAGTAATAATTAATCACGAAACACTTGTAATTCAAAAAGACCTTCAAACAACTTGTGTTTGACAATCTAGATGAAGAACAACTGACAAACACTTCAAAGTAATTTAACTGTgagaagtttgatttgaaaagtcAAAGCaaatctttgaataaaattctaaagagaatttcaataatttgtgtataaactgaatctgaattattattaatgaaaataaatattatatttatagtttacaataaaaaataaaagataatgcaaaatattgtaaaatatatcaaaagatatcatagaaagtttcctagtagacttaaaacacttaaaataggtaaaaaaaaaaatcaaaaataatattCTCCATCGCGCACACACCACACATTTCATGTCGCACTGTGCGTTTTTCTCGGAAAATCTgctcgcgctcgagcggtaaaaactggcgctcgagcgagcagtcTTCTGTCCAATTTTTTTCAGCTAACAttgggcgcgctcgagcgagaaagttTCTGTCCCgcaggcgcgctcgagcggtaggaagttgcgctcgagcgagaaaggtTCTGTCAGAATACTCGCACGATAATTCCGCTGTTTTCTCGAGGCTTTCGTGCACTTCaaggaaattaaatctcttCCAAAATGAGCTCCGATTATTCCAACTTGGCTCCCATTCTTTCCAATTTGATTACCATGAATTCTAAATTCGTCTAATCTTGATGGCAAATTAGTAATGATTCTTTGAATAATATGAATCTTTGAGTGTCTCCTACATTCATATCAAGTTGCTTTACAGGTATATAagtcattattatatatattagttaATGTTATTAACATAAAGAGTTAGTACAATTCAATGAAACAACTATTTCTCTTTTTGGTTGAACCGTTTATTTTGAACTTGGATTCTAGCACAGACGTTCTGTATATGGAACGGTTGTTGAGGTCAATGGAGCTAGCAATTTGCTCCATGGTGTTCCATTACCCATGAATTGCATGTGTATATCCATCGATGAAGCAATGCAAAAATCAGCACGTTTTCCAGTTACGATTCTCAATAGATGTGAAATTCTTGGTGATGCTGTTGGAACACACGTGACTTGTCCAAAACACTTGATAATGCTACGACACGAGGTACATCGAAGCTAATAATTCCAAGTAAATATCCATGAAATTATTTAGTATTGCACCTATCTAAAAATTTTACAATTACTTATTATAAGTATAAAAGGAAGAAAATTTTTCTTGTTCAAAACAACCAGACTTTGTCATCAAGTGTACCAAGATTAGTGTGAATGTTGTATTGTTATTGTAAGCGAAGATCTCAAGAATGGAAGCAAATTTTCAATTTGTTCGGATTGAAAGGTATTTCAAGATGATTATGAATTGAACTTTCACCTTGAGGGCACCAGTCTTTTGGATCAATTGGAGCCAATTTCAGGAAATTGTGTGGTTGTTTACATATGGCAAGTCTTCGAATTATCTTAAACCTTGTTTGTTCTTTTATTAATTTAGTATACAACACTTTTTTCATTTGGATGATAAGATGAGTCATATAACAGAAGCGCGGGATACATTGGACAAGaaagatataaaaaaaaatattcttacCATAGCACTTAATTCAGGAAAAACACGGTGGACGAGTCAGGGCTGTTGGAGGTCATATCACACCAATATTATATTTTCATGTTGGTAGAAATGGGAGGAGACTCACGATGTTGACAAATAGCTGATGATTGAGTAAAGGAGAGAGTTGGTAACGAGATATACAATTAAAACCCTTATCTGGTGGTAAAAATAGACATTAATGCGTGTGGATTTGAAAACATTAACTCGTATCAAGTATTAAATTTTCTATTCGTGCAGGCTTGGATCCGGTTATGAAAACTATGCAGTGGATTCCAGATTTATGGATAATTTCATCGTATTTTTAATTGCATTACCACAATGATATATTTAAAGTTGtgatttattaatatttgttgaatccactgaaaaaatattaagaCCCACTTGTATTGATAAATATCATATCTTAATTGTATATTGAGACAAAACCCGTACATATACCATCTCACTTCCCAtatgataatatattaaacatcATTCACAAATTTTACATAATTAATTTGCGTAATCCAAAAAAAacattcacaaaattattataaaattttggaaaattcatttaaaaaaaacagaaataagtttatagataaaaataattataatatattcgAACAATTATCATATAAAAACCGTTTAATTCTCGTTTAcctcattttttttattctaaaaaACATCAATCAAGTTTCCTTTAAAAACTACGTTTAgacaatattattttttaaaaaaattcaacacaTTTGATACAACAATATAGTGTAAGATTATACTCAAATTCCTTCTgatatttgaaatattaaaagACATTTTTAAAAGTAATTTCAATCGAACATTATATGCATGTGTCGCCTAAATGATTAATTGAGAAAATTCTTTTACATCATCTTTAGTTACTTCGATTACACAACCAGTTGTTTCTCCAACTACTGTAATTTATTATAATGCTCCAGCAATGTAAAACTCTTCCAACCTGTTTATGATGACAAATTTTTAGTTGTCTTGATGCAATGATACAAGATTCAAGTTCCCACATCCAAATTCGAATCCGAGTCGTCAGATGGTAAACAGCTTAGGGAGTGACAACAAAATAATGGAATCATACTTCAAAGAACCCCAAAATATATGACATGATAAATCTGCAGCATATTAAAGTTCTCTTTTGCAAGAAATTACTTCTGCAAAAGACAGGCACCACATGAACTTGTTACTGCCAATTATTCACTTATTTCAAAAATGTGAGGTGGTGCCAGTATTAAACATGGTTTCATCTTACAGAAACAAAGGATAATGGTAACAAGTTATCTAATATACCTCTCACTCGCTAAGCCGTGATGCCTCACGGTGCTTACTTATGTTTTTCTGCGACGTCTTTCAATTTTTCCTTCAATTCACCAGTCTGCGTACGGAAAAAAACCAGAGCAAGAAGAAGAGTTTTAGAGTTCTCTGATCAGAAAATTAAGGCAAACAACCATGCAGGGCTTTGATATCTGTATGAAGCCAGACTAGGCACGTAAAAGGGTTTCAAAGGACAGTTGTGTGGTTACAACGAACAACTTTGGTTCTTCCTTTTATTCATGTAACAGGATTGATCCATAATCGTATCAAAAATAGGCAATCCGCATCCCTAAAATCGTTACAACGGATAACTGTATATTTTGTCCCAATTATTACTACAAATAGATTTGGTTCTCCATTCGATTCAGTGACAGAATTGGTCCCTTGTCGCATAAAAAATAGACAATATGTATTAATATCATGACTCGCCTTCCAAACATTAACACACCCTTCAGCCTGAATTTGAACTTTTACATGCGAACTATCAAGGTTTCATATTAAATCAATTTCAACCACAATTTTGCCAAACTTCTTTTAGCACTTTAGCTCAATTTCTATTAATTTACTCAATTAAAATGAGAGTTATTTGTGAAGCACAAGGGACCAATAATTTAGTGGTATAAGTTAGGGATGAAAAGCAAGTGTATGAACCCCTAGTTTTAAATCAGAAATATTCACAGATGCATCACATGCAAATCACCGTCTTAAGAATTGGACTGAGTATTATGGTAGGGATGTAAAATGTCCGATTTTGACAAAACTGAGGACCCAAGTTATCACATGCATGTAATGGaggatcagatatgttttggtGGTAAAGTTTGATGAACAAGAGTTGTAACTGTCCTggatttgaaaatcaaagaAGAAAAAGGGCAAACCTGGTGCATGTTAAGAATGATATCAGATCCTCCAATGAACTCCCCATTGATGAATATTTGAGGGAATGTTGGCCAGTGGCTGCAATAAATTGTGGCATGTGTTATTACATTACATAATTTCTGAAAAAACAAAGAGAAAAACAACACTTCTCTATTTTGTTAAGTATATCTAAATAGATAAGAGTACAGGATGGCTTATGAGACTCTCCAAACAAGTGTAGAACCAAGCCTTGTGAAGAACTTTGGAGAATACCAAggtaataatatatgatattatagtgtTCCCAGCAAAGTGGCAATCAAAATATCACACAATCCATTTTGACTCGAGTCCCAAACATGAGTAAAAAATATGTAATTTATCTATTTCTTACAAAATGAATATGTAATTTATCACAAAAATACAGATTCACTCTAAAACCATATATAAACTCATCCTCGAACATATACAAGGGCGAGTACCGGACCTATTAATTTCTGGGGTAAAAGAAAAATCAGGGAACACGCACAATGGtggtaataaaatattttctttagtaTATTCAAAAACTATTTTTTCTCTAGCAGTCATCTATTCTGTAAAATttaatatcatataaaataaaaaattctatCTATTCAGACATTCACACCAATAAAAACATGAACAGTGATAATTTACCTGAAAGCTTTTACAGCGTTCTTTAGTTCAAGGTCTTCTAATATATTTCTGGCACTTAAAGGAACATCTGCAAAGCCCCATTTCAACTGATAACAAGGTTGAGCATAGAAGTGTAGCAGAAACAACCATTCCATGTGAAGAAGTTTAAAACTTAATGAGCATATCACTTTTGCAGAATTATACTCAGTGCATTTGTTTAGTCGATGAACCAAGTTCAGCCAAGTTACAaagaattattaataaaaaaattgtatgGCTAATAATCCATCTCTTGCATAAAATTCAAAGAAGAGATTATCAACTGTTATATGAAGCATTCAAAATATATAAGACCGCTGCATTAAGGAACCCACCCCAcctccaacaacaataaaatcaaaagtaTAAACTTTGATTTGATATAAAGAAAACACTTTTGTTATGAAATCTACCAAAGCCAAGGCAGGATTTGTATTTCGTGCAGAAACCCCTAAATGTAAATTACAATAAATAACGGAAATTACAAAAGAGTAGGACTAGGCTAAGAACCCTTTTAGATCAGaaaacataaaaacaaaataGTGAAAGATGGATGAAAACAACTATAcaaaattgcaattaaacataataaattgcacatttaaaaataacaaacatGTTGCATTTCTTACTATATTCTTTCAAAACTCTCACTGCTAATGCACTAAATCCACATCGGGGAAGATCGGGCACTCCTTTCATGTATATCATTACAGGGTTTTCCTTCAAATCCTGTGAAGCAGAGATAGCATCACCACACAGATGTCAATCCTTGCTGATAAGGCAAGGCTATTGAACACGCCTACTTGGACAATAAGGGAAACGAAATAAAGGATGGAGAAATTTTGAACCAAGTATGTCATTATGTTATGGATTGGATCAACAATATGATGAAGCATTCAGATGATAAGGGTATGTACCTGCTCGACAACATCTTTTATAGCAACGCCAGAACTATCAGTTTTAATAGTGGGTCTAAAATCTTCATGTGTGTCATCAGGTACATTGGAAGAAAACCGAAGAACGTTCTGGTAGAAAGAACCAGATGCCTACAACAGGAATAAAGCACCATTAGATGAAATTTGCAGTCACAAAAGACTCTCATTCATATACACAGATGAATGGATGATAGAGTCTAAAAAGCCCTTGTACCAGTAGCTAAGAATCTAAAACAAAGAATGATGAAAGACCTGAGAAATTTGGGAGGAGGGTGGCCTAAGGTGAAATAAAACATGTACACTTACAGTCAACCCCGCAGCTGGAAAGGGTGCAACACCTCTACGAATAATGTTTGCCAATAACCTCACCATATTTCTGTGCTTAATTCAGAGTCACCCACTTATAGCTGCACAAagtatccaataaattaaaatttaatttcagAATCTAGGAAAATTTGCACCAAGACATAGCAATTGAAATTTACAATGGATGAAACAAAAACTTCAAGATTGGATAAAGTTATATACTGACTCTGCATAGAAAAGTTCAAGCTTCAAGGTAATGGGTAAGATATCACATTTcaccaataaataaataaagacaaCTTAAAGAGCAAATAGCTCTTTCTTTTTTAGTCAGCAGCATAACCGAAAGCAAACAACTTCCATCCCCTTCCTGCCCCAAAGCCCAAATCAGGAAAAAAATTAATGACAGTCGACAGACTATTTTTTGAAACATAGCGTAGTTAAGCATCAAGATGTCAGTAAAGCATTAAAACAATAACATTTTATAGCACACAGtgacaacaaacaaaaacaagacaTGGTTACAAACAAAAGCACAAGACACAGATATTTTTCCATGCGGTCTTTAACTCTATGGAATAAAGTCATGTACCTATTCAAACTAATTGCTTAAAAATTTAACGTCTTTGGCTTTGGTTTCTAGAGGAACGAACACTCACATTTAAAATGTTACAAAGACATAATAGAACAACCACCTTCAATGGAGCCAGTCAAGTTCCAAAACAGAAGTTTCTTAGAGTTCTAGGATTTATGTTTGTTTAAAAGACAGGAAAACAACAAATTGCCAATTTTTTATTGCCCTTTTTTGGGTATAATAGTACATAATTTTCATTCGAAATGGACACTAATATTCATCATCCAATCAATTCTTAAAAGAGTCACTCGCAccggaaatcataagaacaacAAATCATTGTCTAGTGTGGTTTACTGGACTAGCGTAGTTtacaggctattgcgttagtccgggaGTTTACCCAGCGCACACCGAAaggtagcggctgcgggttctcacgtaaaaaaaaaaaaaaaaaaaaaaacaaaaaaatcattCACTACAAAATGCAAACTCAACAGTCAATTGATTCCATGCTCCATATCGAGCATGAATCTTTTACAGAGATTTGAAGACCCAAAAGAAATACTTGTTTCACGTAGAAACGTAAagatttcatttttaaaaaaaaaacaaatagcaGCTGGAGCAAAGCAACCACTGATTCAGGACTATCAAACAGACCCTTTTTCCTGACAACAAATTACTCATTCTAAGATCAGAAATCCTCATGAAAGATCAAGTACCAGCAACGATAAACCCTAGCTCATCAAAGCCAACAAATACATCACATGCATAACACAACACGATTCGCAACACTAACAACCCAACAATAGAAAAGTAAAATTGAGTAAGAATTACAAATGTGATGATAGCAAGAATCTAACCCAGAATTTTGTTTGAATCGGATAGATTCGCTTAAGGCCCGAATAATTCAACTGCACCTGCACTTCAGCCAAGAATTGGAGGCGGGTGGAGACGAGGAGAAGCCAGAGCATGTGAGAATTACCCAACAGCCCCTAGTGTTGTGAATTTACAAAAGCATCCCTGACATCTTCAATAATTTCACTTTTTTCCTTTCAATCATTGTATATATTAAAGAAGAAAAATCCAATCCTTATATTATATGACTAAAAATTAAAATGCGTATATCGAATTATATCCCACATTTGAAGACTTCGAATTAGGGAATTTCTCAATATATCTTTTGTTGATACCTATATATGTGAAATAGGTTGTTGCCATTGATATTTATGATGacaagtaaatttttttaaacttgaaaaataatatatttttttattaatcgcGTGGGGTAAAAAAAATACGCCTCACAAAATTGATATCTGAAACGGTTTTATAGGagtttttgattgaatttttatAATATCCAACTTTGTGTACATGGATGAAATCAAGATGATTGATTTTAGATTCtttcatttatttatataaacaaAATTCAAGTTATGTAATTGATATTATTTCCAATCTCAAAGAATATTTTTGGAgtttatattgtttttatgcGGAGTAATGATCTATTGGAATTTATGGAGAGCTTCTATACTCCATCAGGTGTGTTACATCTTGTATAAGCCCATACATCAAATTAATGATGAATTCTTCACCAGATCACTCGTTGTAGGGTAGACACCACCGAACCTATGTACGAAAACCACAATTCGGTTTGCTTGCAAATGAATGGTATGTGACATAAGAGTCTTGTGATCAAGAATGACATCGATATAAGTCGTGATTCAATGTATCACATGAGAAATTTATATAACCATTATATAATAGGAGATGATATTTACAATGGGAGTGAAATTTATAATTACACCACATTTTTTACATTTATTGTGTTCTCTTACAAAATTACTCTCATCCAATGATTTCATATTTTCACAAGACTAATATGTCTTTCTTTATATACTTGAGTTTTAAAATAGAGTCACTTTATTTATGGGGTTATTATAAGAGAATCTTACTTTCtcttctcaaaaatatttcttgaaaggattttgaatttaattaaatagattagatatttactatttttaaaaaatttaattattaaatattttttttgaaagcaattattaaatattttaagttgCAAGAACATCCACAAATTATATATGGTATAACTATAAGAAGAAAAAGATTTATTATGTCATGaaattgttttgattaaaataatgtaaaaaatttaaacaaaaatataaaaaatttaatttgagtTGTTTATTAGTATTTTCATAACCACGAGTATTTCTTGTTTTatctgtatttttttttataatccaACAAATCTACAAATAATACTTTCATTTGTTACAATATATTACtaatgatattattttttttactatcTTAAATTAAACTTTCAAAACATATAACTAATAAATAACAAATACACCAACGGAGCATCttaaatcaaaaaaaattattctaaatgaaaaatattttcaatcgTAAACATTAATTTACTTTgacttaaaaaatttaatagcaATTGGCTTCACTTTATATTTAGAATTTTCTCTAATTTTACAATAATATAAACAACGAtacataatatttaaaaaatatctttgacaaataatttttttaaatattttttaagctAAAAAATGGTTTAATTTATGCAAACAATATACTTACAaagtatatttttgaaaaaaaaaatcaccgattaaattattaatttattgtatttcagaatattttcaagaaattaATTTTGCCAAAAAAACTGAGAAACTCTATAACCCGATAAATATATAGTGAATCATTTTGGAAACATAAGTATACTTACAAAAGGGGCAAATTAGTCTtataaaaatctgaaataattAAAAGAGGATAATTTTGTAACAAAACACATCAAATGTCAAAATTGGAGTGTGATTATCAatttttggagtgtaaatatcatTATTCTTATATAATGCTAATAATTAATATCTGAAacatacaaaaatattattataagtaaataacaaaaaataaaagctACAAAATTGAAAAtctaatatattattaattgatttaattcttCTTAGCAAAATGAATCCCTAGTCCAtgcatttatatttttatttatattgcgCCTACCAAATTGCTTTCATTTTCCATTCATATTTCATGTGATTTTATTCTAATATATTCATTCCTATTAATAGGGTATATTATTGAGCAAATTGGTGATAAATTCCCAAACCTAAACTTGACTTTACCCTAACTCCCTACCATAAGATTCTTTGCAATAgctccctaggaccaccaaacttgaatatttaaattttttaattcttGTATTGGATTTATGCTTTTTTATGCTCAAAATCTAAAGACTTTATGCTAAAATCTGTAGATTTTGTGCTTAAACATGATACAAAGAATTTGTGtcaaaaatggtatcaaagccttaggttaattattcagacgtaatattattcgttaattcatgcttttctttgttgaggagaagatttttacaaaatatgacttcaaacgaaggtttgaatcaagaggattttatttatatgaaatcctataaacaagttaatctattcacaatagattacttacggcAGGTTGTGATTACTACTCTcaattttgaagagataaagaaagatgatttctaactctaaatttttagagattaccccagattcctctaaactctccggagatcttagagaaattcaaaagacggtacaatattacagcaatcagctgtatgaaatacctcggcaaatttaagaaatccttaagaaacaagaagaaattcttgggactctaaaggatcttcaaaataaaatcatgaatCTAGAACATACTTCTGGTCCTAGAAAAGgtaatacaggaggaaggttactactctcgtttggtaccgaacctttgttacatcagaaaggtaaaaccaaaatggttcaaaaacctttaactgatgatgaaaggatgattaatcttataaaatcagtatcagagaaaaccactatctgatgactactttagaaagattaaatctcgaggatctacaagatcttgcagattcttttgcgaatctcaaagtagtagatcaaAATATGAATTCCCCtaagggtgaacaacccatagggaatcccccaagatatgtggttaaaacagaagaaccacatagtgagtttcaggttggagaaaattcacatccagcaggaaccagatcaaggaGTAAAAtctcactccatcaaactccttacggaaaaactgttttagatccaatacatccttacggggttatgttcaaccttgatgttttggacttcaaaaacagagaagatcttatagatgat
The sequence above is a segment of the Henckelia pumila isolate YLH828 unplaced genomic scaffold, ASM3356847v2 CTG_19:::fragment_3, whole genome shotgun sequence genome. Coding sequences within it:
- the LOC140870737 gene encoding monothiol glutaredoxin-S15, mitochondrial; the encoded protein is MVRLLANIIRRGVAPFPAAGLTASGSFYQNVLRFSSNVPDDTHEDFRPTIKTDSSGVAIKDVVEQDLKENPVMIYMKGVPDLPRCGFSALAVRVLKEYNVPLSARNILEDLELKNAVKAFSHWPTFPQIFINGEFIGGSDIILNMHQTGELKEKLKDVAEKHK